The sequence ATTAAAGTGCAGGGCTGTTACATGGTGGTCAATCACTTGTACATGCCCTCCATTTTTGTATCGTTGATCTAATTTTTTCTCAACCTGTTCATTTACTGCTAAATCAGTAATATATAATTTCACACTTTTATGATCATTGTTTTGTAAAAATTGCTCTACCCGTTGATTTAAATTACGATAGGAACAGTGACTAACTTCCACCGCGTCACCAAAAGCTAGTTTCGCAACAATGGCAGTTCCTAAACCATCTAAATCAGTATCTGTAAATAATTTTATTTTCAAAAAGATTACCTCCCGAAATGCTGCAAGTTCATTATGTGTTAAATATTACCACTTTATGCATGTCATTGGCGACAAAAAATGAAAATACGATGAAATTTTATGCAAATATGACGTTTTTCCGCTTCTAGGGAGGAAATGATGATGACGCTTGTCCAACACGTCCATTAAGCTGTTAAAAATGTAGATGATGGACAAATTCAATTCGTATCCGATAAAAAATTTGATTCATTTCGGCAAATTTCCAAGTAGGCCGACTATCTTAACGAGGTACGTACTTCCACAAATTTACAGAGGAATAAAATCGAATGAATGAAGATGCTGCTCTGACTAATAAATTTCAGCCTATTTTTCTTTAACCGTAATCACTGGTACATGTCTTCTTTCTTTATACTCTGCTAATACTTCCGGTGGTAATAAACCCAGTGTTAAAACCGCGCTAACTTTTTCTTCATCGACTTTCTTTACAACTTTGACACATTCAGATAAATTCATATCTTCCAGCTTTTCCACTGTTTCCTCTTCACGGTACTTTTCTGAAGTTCGTATATGTCGTTCTAATATGAATGATTCAAAGGATACGCGTCCCTTTTCATTTTTCCCTACTGTTAAATCGAAATATTCGTTAAATAGCTTTTTTAATCGTACCAGCTCTTTATCAATTTCCTTTGCCTGTTTACTCAGTTCGGAAAATCTTGCAACCATATCCTCCGTAATTAAATCGATATTGTTTTCTCGCTTACTCATGAATGTTCACCCACCTAGATATTTTTTCATCTAAATTATCTTATGATAGGGAAAATCGATTAGAACTTGTGTTATGAAATAAGTTAATGATTTGAAAACACCCCCATAGCTGTTTCTGCTACATAATAAATTCGGTTAAACGGTCATCTAGTGTAGTAAGGTCACACGAAATTATCGTAGTTTTTGGTGAAACGTGCTATTAAAGCTTCTCTATGAACTTAAAATCCTGAGGTTTACGTTAAAAACTGGCTCATAGAATTTCTCGAACCTGAATTTCCCGAAGTCTGATAAAAACCGACTTAAAAAAAGTCACCCGCTTCTCAATGAAAACAGGCGACCTTTCTTCTTGTTATTCTATTTTATATAAGATAAAGACATTTCCTTTATCTCTACAATATATTTATACTGTAATCTTGTTATTTCAAATATTTTTAATGGGTCATGGAATAATTCTGGTTTTCCCCTTAAGTTTTTGAGTTCGCCCGTTGTTTCCGTTATTTCCCGATTCGTTTCTTCAGCTAATATTTGCAATTCCTCAAAAGCATCCTTAAAGAAAAGTTGAAGGTCTCGTTCAATTCCTTGTTCTAAAAGTAAAAATGGATTAAAAAATCGATTTGCAATCGTTTCAGCTTCTTGTTCATAGTTTCCATTTTCAATCAATTGCTTAAAACCATTTGCTAGCATATCTTTATTTTGAATCATTCGTCCAAAAACTTTTCCAGCACTTTTTAATAATACTTGTTTTGGTGTGTAGCGAAGTAAAATATTGACCGGTTCATAATTAATTCTACTTGTTAACCGATCAATATCACGCTGCCAATCTTCTAAAATCTTATAATCACATGTTAATTGTAGTCGCTCTTGACCAATCATTGTATTAAATCCTTGATTGATTTCTTCTAAAAACATTCTTCCTTCATTTAATTCTGTCCGTGCAATCGTCAACCAATCTGTAATTCTCGTTAAAAATTCTGGCATTACTTCTTCATTCAAATATTGTTGAATCCGATCGTTCATTTCCTGATTAAGCTCAATATGGATCCGTTGGAAGTCACGTTTCTTTGTAACCATTTTTGCTGTGTCTTTTAATCGGATTGGAATTTCCTTCATCATTTCCTTTTTCGTTTCTTCTTTAACTAACATGAACGACTTTTTAATCATATTTACTTTTTCATTCGTTAAGTCTTGGAGCTGATAAATTGCCCCATTTACCCTTTGTGCTAAATCTTCCTTTTGCTGTACGGTATCAATTAGTTGGCTTTCGATTTTTTCTCTTTGGTCTAAAAGATTATCCATTATTTTTCTTAAGACGTATAAATAACTTTTTATTCGTGTCTGTTTTTGGTCTTTCGTATCCCAACTCGACTGAAGTAAGGCAGCCAATTTGTCTCGTTGTTCATTGGTATTTTCGTAATAAATTCGTTCAAATTTTGGATCATGAACAACAATATCCGATAAGTTGCCTCCATTGTATACGAGATATGTTTTTGCTTGTGGGAACAGCTGCGGAATTGACTCAATCCATTCTTGTTCAGCTTCGGATACTCCATTTTCACCAATAACCACAAGTAAAGTATCTACTATTCTTAACGTTTCTTTTAACGAATCGTTTAATACAGGAACACGATTAAGTGATGGAAAATCAATGAACGTTAAATGATTATTCTTTAACATCCCATTTGATAATTGAACTTCATAACAAATATTTGCGCCCTTCGTACGTGAAGTCATTCCATTAAATTCCTCAATGGTAAGTTCCCGCTTATGGTAATCCCTGAATTCGATAACTCTTTCCTCATTACCATCTTTAAGGAAAGATACCGCATAATCTCGGTGTTTACTAAGTATATCCGTTTGTAAAAATTGTTTTGCAAAACTAGATTTATCATCTTCATTAAAACAAATCACACCGACCATTTGATTCGTAAAATCCGTTAACTCTGTTGCAAGCATTTGTAGACGAAGATTTTGATTTAATTGATGATTTTCCGTCCAATGTTCAATGGCTTCTTGTAGTTCTTTACCTCGATCCATTACATCGACATTCATTTCTGCATTAAATAGTGTTTTTTCTGCAATTTGTAATAAATCTGGGGAAAATTGATCTGGAACCATTTCATTCCAAGCAAAAATCGCTGAGGATGGAAGTATTGCATCTTCTTTCACTACTATTTTCATCCAAGCATGTAAATAATTCGGGATTAGTCCCCTTAATAGATGTAACGAATAATTTCCGTCCATTAATTCGTGATAAGTCTTTTTATAATATTGTGAGAGCGTTCGCCACTGATATTGTTGTGGTAACTCGGATTCTTTTAAAAATGTATTTATTTCTTTTACCCATTGGAATGTTTCCTTTTCTGATTCGTAGTTTTCCCATAATGCTACCATTAACTGTTCAAACAGTACCGGTTCTATTTCTAATACCGACTTTAATGCCTGGAAGAAGAAAGTTGGATCAAGCTGTTTTGCATAACCATCCTGAATATACTTTTTTAGTAATTCAAACCAACCTTTTTCTTTTGTTCGAATTCCTTCTTGAATCGCTAATTCAATCGCACTATACCAATCTTCTTGCTTTTCGAAAAAGGCTCGAGCTAGTTTCGTTACATTTGGATAGTCCGGATTTATCTGGACTGTTTGTTTAATCGTTTCATCAGCTCGTTTAAATTGTTCCTGTTGAATATAGAGTGAAAATAATTGAAGCAATACTTCTGTGCGTAAAGTTAATGAATCCGTCTCAACTGATAAATAAATTGTCTCAGCATCTTGATAGATTCCAAGTTCCATATATGCGTCGGCAATATTTTTCTTTGCCCATTGGGTAAACCCGTTATGAACATTCTCCCACTTAAAGATAGCTGCTTCATAGTCTTTATTATGATAGTAAACTTCACCTTGAGCAAAGCGAATATTTGAGGCATCTGGAAATTCCTTCTTTTGCTCTTCTTCAAACAACTCTCCTAATTGTTGAATTGGATGAACAGAACGACCTTCACTTATGAGCGTCCGGTAATACATTTTCGATATTAATTGTTTTTCCAACATATGATCACCTAGTATTCTGTATTTGAGATCCTTATTAAAATATTCAATTCTTTAATAAACTATTCTAACAAACTATATTCTCCATTATATTGCAAATTCCTTTCAATTTCACAACATTGTAAAGGGGCTGTCCAGAAAGTCGTATTTTTGATTTCTAGATGCCCTATTCTTGTTTCAAAACCTTTATATATCAACATTCTTAATTAACATGGATATCCCTTTTCGGACAGCCCCTTCTTTATTCGAATATTTTGTATGAAATGAAGCCACTTACAATTCCAAATAAAGCACCTGCTAACACTTCGATTGGTTGATGACCTAATCGTTCACGCAATTTCCGAATTTTCCGGTCATGATAATGATGATCTTTTTGACCACGAATGCGTTCGACTTCTTCTTCAAGTTTATTAACTTTAATCGTTAATTCTCCCGCTTGTCTCCGCACTCCTTGGGCATCATACATTACAAGCAAGCCAAAAATGGAAGCAAGCGCAAAGTCAACCGTTTTAACCCCTCTTTTTAAAGCAATATACGTTGCTAACGAAGATACACCTGCCGAATGGGAGCTTGGCATACCACCCGTTTCTAAAAGAAGTCGCCAATCCCATTTTTCGCCGCCAATTTTTTTAACTGGAATTTTCAAAAATTGGGCAATTCCAATTGTGGCAAGGGCTGTAATAATTGATTTATTCAATAAAACCACCTCTTCTTTAGTTTTCTAATAAAGGAGGTGGTTTATGTATGTTAATTTTATTCGGTCAGATGCTAGTCTAATTCCTTTACTTTTCTATTATCGATTCGATTTTTGTATAAATTGTTAAAAACCTCTGATAAAATAATACCAATCGCAATCGCACCTGCAATTAATAGTACCTTTGCAAAAAATTCAATTGCTAAAGAGTAATGATTACTTACAAAGTTTCGCATCGCATTATAAGCAAGTCCTCCTGGTACAAGTGGAATAATTCCTCCAACTATAAAAATAATAACAGGTGTTTTATACATTCTTGCAAAGACATGACTTAATAATGATATAGCAAAGGCAGACACAAAACTTGAAAGTACAGCACTATGCCCTATTGATATCATATAAAAATAAATAAACCAACCAATCATTCCGACTAATCCACATTTAATAATGGCCTTTTTGGGTACATTAAAAACAATCCCCATACCACTTGTTGCAATAAAACTCATTACGAGCTGGGCAAACATTTTTACCACCTACGCTTATTTTATTATTACATATATCATACCGTTAATACGGAATGATTTCGAAAACAACCGCGATTCCAGAACCAATGGCAAAAGCGGTTAATAATGCCTCGGCTCCTTTCGTCAAACCCGATACAAGGTGGCCAGCCATTAAATCACGAATCGCATTCGTAATGAGCAATCCGGGAACTAATGGCATGACAGAACCAATAATGATTTTATCAATTTCAACACCGTGTCCAAAATAAATAAGTGAATAGGCAACTAGTCCAATGATGAGAGAAGCAATAAATTCAGAAAAAAATCGAATTCGAACATACGGTTGAATAGTTAAAAAGAAGAAATAACCAATTCCTCCAGCAATGAACCCGGGAAGAACATCAATCCATTTTCCTAAAAACATAATGACAAAACAACCACTTACAATGCCAGCTGCAAATATTTGTAGCCATATCGGGTATGCGTCGTTACGTTTCTTTATTTCTTTTAATTTCCCGTAAGCCTCCTCTAACGTCCAGTTTCCTTCACTAATTTCCCTAGAAAGATGATTTACGATGGCAATTTTATTTAAGTCTGTTGTTCGATAATCGATTCGTTTCATTTTCATTTTCGTAGTCAAAGGATATGAGTTGTATTCATCACCATCTAATGAAAAAATGATAACGGTTGGTGTTACATA comes from Bacillus andreraoultii and encodes:
- a CDS encoding threonine/serine exporter family protein; this translates as MEVCLLAGEIMLESGAETYRVEDTMVRIALSYGAEQAESYVTPTVIIFSLDGDEYNSYPLTTKMKMKRIDYRTTDLNKIAIVNHLSREISEGNWTLEEAYGKLKEIKKRNDAYPIWLQIFAAGIVSGCFVIMFLGKWIDVLPGFIAGGIGYFFFLTIQPYVRIRFFSEFIASLIIGLVAYSLIYFGHGVEIDKIIIGSVMPLVPGLLITNAIRDLMAGHLVSGLTKGAEALLTAFAIGSGIAVVFEIIPY
- a CDS encoding tetratricopeptide repeat protein; the protein is MEKQLISKMYYRTLISEGRSVHPIQQLGELFEEEQKKEFPDASNIRFAQGEVYYHNKDYEAAIFKWENVHNGFTQWAKKNIADAYMELGIYQDAETIYLSVETDSLTLRTEVLLQLFSLYIQQEQFKRADETIKQTVQINPDYPNVTKLARAFFEKQEDWYSAIELAIQEGIRTKEKGWFELLKKYIQDGYAKQLDPTFFFQALKSVLEIEPVLFEQLMVALWENYESEKETFQWVKEINTFLKESELPQQYQWRTLSQYYKKTYHELMDGNYSLHLLRGLIPNYLHAWMKIVVKEDAILPSSAIFAWNEMVPDQFSPDLLQIAEKTLFNAEMNVDVMDRGKELQEAIEHWTENHQLNQNLRLQMLATELTDFTNQMVGVICFNEDDKSSFAKQFLQTDILSKHRDYAVSFLKDGNEERVIEFRDYHKRELTIEEFNGMTSRTKGANICYEVQLSNGMLKNNHLTFIDFPSLNRVPVLNDSLKETLRIVDTLLVVIGENGVSEAEQEWIESIPQLFPQAKTYLVYNGGNLSDIVVHDPKFERIYYENTNEQRDKLAALLQSSWDTKDQKQTRIKSYLYVLRKIMDNLLDQREKIESQLIDTVQQKEDLAQRVNGAIYQLQDLTNEKVNMIKKSFMLVKEETKKEMMKEIPIRLKDTAKMVTKKRDFQRIHIELNQEMNDRIQQYLNEEVMPEFLTRITDWLTIARTELNEGRMFLEEINQGFNTMIGQERLQLTCDYKILEDWQRDIDRLTSRINYEPVNILLRYTPKQVLLKSAGKVFGRMIQNKDMLANGFKQLIENGNYEQEAETIANRFFNPFLLLEQGIERDLQLFFKDAFEELQILAEETNREITETTGELKNLRGKPELFHDPLKIFEITRLQYKYIVEIKEMSLSYIK
- a CDS encoding divergent PAP2 family protein; protein product: MNKSIITALATIGIAQFLKIPVKKIGGEKWDWRLLLETGGMPSSHSAGVSSLATYIALKRGVKTVDFALASIFGLLVMYDAQGVRRQAGELTIKVNKLEEEVERIRGQKDHHYHDRKIRKLRERLGHQPIEVLAGALFGIVSGFISYKIFE
- a CDS encoding threonine/serine exporter family protein; amino-acid sequence: MFAQLVMSFIATSGMGIVFNVPKKAIIKCGLVGMIGWFIYFYMISIGHSAVLSSFVSAFAISLLSHVFARMYKTPVIIFIVGGIIPLVPGGLAYNAMRNFVSNHYSLAIEFFAKVLLIAGAIAIGIILSEVFNNLYKNRIDNRKVKELD